The window TGCTTCCGATAACTTAGAAGAATAAGGACTGCGAGCCGAGTGAAATTGACATTTATTACATTTCATATTACAGAAAGGCGACAAATCTAATGATATACATTTAGGAACACTAAAGTAATTCTTGAACTTTTCTTTTAGATAATATTGGTAATCCCCGTCACCTGGCCAAATAACAGGAAAATCCTTAGTAAAAGGAAGGTCTACAAGGTTGTCTTCATAATCATTTGTTTCTTTAATATTTTGTAATTGGTTACCGCTAATTATTTCCCATCGCGCCTCAGTAAACTGGCGGTAATCAACGAATGAGTATTCTCGACCCTTTTCTTGATGAATTTTATAGGAATTTAAAAGGCAATCATCTTTTAAGTCAGCATTATCCAGACGAAGGGCTATAGTTTCATCTATTCTAGGACTGTTTGATATTAGCCACTTCCAAAAGGATGTTCGGCTTTTAAAAAAATTGGGTGGTTTAGTAAGAAACAATTGCTGAGGGTAATAATAAAGTTTAAAAATACCCCGGGGAAACTTTTTTAATACGATAGTATTTCTACTCATGCCGCTTTTTTCACCTAGTTTCAATGCTAGTTTGATATCTTCATCAGTTTTACATTCAGCTATAAATAGCCTTCTATAATAATAATCCTCCGGAGGAAGAGTATGGTTATATAGTCGAAAATTGGATATTTTTAAACATAACATGCTAAATATTTGGGGGATTTTAAACTTTTTCCCTCCTAAATTAAAGTACTCATTAAGGCTGTATTCGTATGCCTTTTTGGCAAACCTATTGGATTTGTAATAGTCCTTCACATACTTATTAAAATTTTTTATTCTTAATTCATAATTATCGCCCTTTTCTCTGAAATCATAAGTTAGAGGAACCGTATCTTTCTCGGCAATACAGTACTGATAGGGATAATGATATCCCTCAAAAGTTACATGACCTGTATTGTTCTGGTTAACAATCCTAAAGCCCTGGGATTCCAACAGTATACGAAGTGTTTGTAAAGAAAACGTAACCATATGATCTGGAAAGAAGTTCTGCCATGGAAAACCGTGTAGCTGAGCCACATCATTAGTAGCAATAAAAATCTTACCACCTTTGCGAAGCAGGTTGTATACATTTCTGATAACTTCTCGAGGATTTTTAATATGCTCGAGCACATTATCCATAATAACCATATCAAAGTATTGGGGGGGAAAGTTTTGTTCCTCAAACATTCCTACCCTTATATCTATTTTATATTTCTCACGCCCATACTGGGCAAGGTCATATTCGGGATTAACCCCGACAAGTTCTAATTTAAGTCCGCTCTCCTCTTTAAGAACTTTCATTAAAGCACCAAAACTACAACCAATATCAAGAACACTATCCCCCTCTTTTAGATAATCTTTTAGGTAACTTAATCTTAATCTTGCTATAGCTAAAACATGTTCCTCAAATTCATGTGGGATATGGGCTATTTTTTTTTGAGTCATTTTAATGTAGTTCTCATAGTAATTTTTTAAATCATTATACGTGCTGTCTGTATTCTGGTATACTAACCCGCAATTAACGCAGATAACATTTTCTACTTTAATTCTTCTAGGAGCCCCATATTTATAAAAAGGTACACTGTTATTTGAGTAGCAGATTGGGCATTCCATCTTTGTCATTACATCCCCTCTATTAAAAAATATCAAAATTATATATTTCCATAAATCTCTGCCCACGATATCGGCGTATTAACTTTCTTGAATTACCATGTAAATCAAAAATTATAATTCTTTGTTTTCTTCTATCCTCGACCGCTATACATCTTCCATCTCGATTCCATCTAGGTAAATAGAGTTGACTTTGATCGCTACCTATTACCAACTCTTCCTTCAATTTATTCTTAAAAGATAATATTACTATTTGGGTGCCGCCGTTATTCTTTCTATGACAAGCAATTTTATCCCCATGTGGCGAAAACCTGGGTGAAGGGTTACAAGGAGTTTGCCATTCTGTTTCAATTATAATTTGCTCAGGTTGATTTTTATTAATAACGCATATATTAAAAAAGCCTGGATTGTTTTTGCTGCATTTTTCATAAACGACATAGTCCTTATATACATCTGGAATCCCATTGCCGTAATGTTGCGGGTCATAAACTAGTGGTATTTCCCTGGCAGCCCAATCTACCATAAATAAACCAAACAATTCATCCACTTTACCGCTTTCTGTTATTATATAGTTTCCGCACTGAGAGAAAACAGGATATGAATCCATTCTAGAATTATTTGTTAATTTCCTTTCTTTAAAACTGGGCCATTCAGATACAAATATTTCAGCTAAATTGGCAAACTTATATTCTTTTATAGGAACTCTGCACCATGCAATCCTTCTTCCATTTTTAGCCCAAACAGGGGCATAATTATCTTGATCACTATATGTTAACCTTTTAATTTTATTTGTTAATAAATTAAATTGAACCAACTCGAAGTTATTGCCATTATGCTCTGAATATAAAATATCTGTACCATTTGGAGAGAAAACTGGAGTAATACAATCATTACCAAAAAGAGAAGGCAATTCTAATGCCTTTTGGGTGCCGTCTGATAAAAATAATCCATAAAAACCTTTTTTGTTTTTGGCTGAATATACAACTTTACTTCCTGTTTCTTTTAAAACATCACTGCGCATGATCGACATTACTTTTTCACCTATATCTGAAAATGCCGTTTTACAAAGCACGTACAGTTTTTTATGCATAATCTCAAATTAAACCTTTGATTTATTAAAATTTAGTTCACCTTTGTTCATATTGGTGTATGTTGTCCAAAAACCGTTTCTAATTACTTTGACATCACCATAAATGACGTCAGGAAAACTAATTTGACTATACCACCGTTGGCATGTCTCACAAAATGTTTCTTTTATCTTATTCTTTAAATGCATATTTCTAAATTGGCGGTAATTTTTTCCTAACCATATCTCCTTAATAGTTTGGTCCTGAATATTACCTAAAATCATATTTGTTGTATTAGCCCTCGTAATGTAAATACTACAAGGAACCACATCGCCATTGTATGTTATACCGCATGTCTGCCAAGGCACTATACATACAGGGCGTTTCTTTAATTCCACTTTTGTCATCGTATCTGAAATAATTGTTCCGTTTTTATCGTTAACCTCCCCCATTGAAATGTAGTTAACTTGAGGAAGCCACTCTTCGTAAAATGCCCTTCTTTCCTCAATTGTCTGACCCAGATTACAAAGACTAACTCCTATTGTTATGGGAGAACCGGCTTCATTATTGGCATTTATAAAGTATTTCAAATTTTTTACAACATCATCATATTTTGCAGGAACGCGAATTTTTTCAAACCAGTTTTTGTTTCCATCAATACTAAAAAAAACACTGCCCCGATAAAAACCGACAAGTTCATCGGCGAATTCTTTGGTGAACATCGTACCATTGGTATTGAAATACGTGTTTATACCCATTTCTGTAGCTAAACGAAGATATCTTATAAAATCTTTATGAATTAAAGGTTCCCCATCATAGTTCATGAGAATAGGTATCTTATACTCGGAAATTTCCTCAAAAACTTTCAACACTAAATCATCCGTTATAAAACCACGATCCCTTGTATAATGCTCCAGGCCAAACCGGTAATTACAATGCTTACATTGTAAATTGCAGGCATTTGTTATTTCTAAAGCTATATAACTGGGGAAATCCGGTATTCTATTATTTACTGGTTCGATCACTTTTGGATATGGAAGAGCCGTCTTTGGGCCTAAAGTGCATTCCAAAGGTCTATTTTTAAACCACTTTTTAGCTGAAATTATATTCTGATATTTTCTAAGAAAGTTCTTAGTACCTGTCAGCATCTAAAACCACATCCTTTCCTGATTTATTAAGCCTATTTTTCTATACCAAAATTTAGGGAATAGAGACCAAACAATACAGTTCTCGCAGAACTCAATCTCGTTATATTTGTTTAAACAATGCTTTTCCCTAAGAATACGAAGCTTTTCTCCTTTCCAGATAGACTCAAAAGACTGATCCATTATATTACCAAGAGGATCTTTGTCCCCAGTAACATGAATAAAACATTTTGATACATCCCCGTTAGGCTCTATTTTAGTAGCATACCATAACCAGGCGCAGGGATAACGCTCTTCGGGGATTTCCTGCTTTTCAGCGGGGGTTACACTATTTTCGTTAACCAATCCTCCCCAATTACCGTAATTTCTGACATTAACCAAATCCACAATATTTTCCCACCGCTTAATAAAGGAATCAAATTCATGCGCTAATTCTTTAATCCCTATAATGTGAGTTGTAATTTTTAAATGTTTTGCTCCCATTTGGTTACGTATATTTACTAAATTCTCGAGATTTCTACAAACCCCATCATAATCATCAACTCCTGTTAACCATTTATAACTTTCCTTGGAACCAGCATCAAGCGAAAAAGATAAGTGGTCGATACCGCTGTCTACTATTTTTTTACATCTTTCAGAATTTAACAAAGTCCCATTTGTCGACACAACTATTGAAGCATTTGGGCATAACGTTCTAACCATATATAGATAATTGTCAGCTTGAGGATGTTGAAATGTTTCTCCATATGCACTGATTTCAATACTAACATTACGCCGACTTCCTACTTCTCGGCAAGCCTTTTCAAAAACATCTTTTGTCATA is drawn from Peptococcaceae bacterium and contains these coding sequences:
- a CDS encoding radical SAM protein; the protein is MTKMECPICYSNNSVPFYKYGAPRRIKVENVICVNCGLVYQNTDSTYNDLKNYYENYIKMTQKKIAHIPHEFEEHVLAIARLRLSYLKDYLKEGDSVLDIGCSFGALMKVLKEESGLKLELVGVNPEYDLAQYGREKYKIDIRVGMFEEQNFPPQYFDMVIMDNVLEHIKNPREVIRNVYNLLRKGGKIFIATNDVAQLHGFPWQNFFPDHMVTFSLQTLRILLESQGFRIVNQNNTGHVTFEGYHYPYQYCIAEKDTVPLTYDFREKGDNYELRIKNFNKYVKDYYKSNRFAKKAYEYSLNEYFNLGGKKFKIPQIFSMLCLKISNFRLYNHTLPPEDYYYRRLFIAECKTDEDIKLALKLGEKSGMSRNTIVLKKFPRGIFKLYYYPQQLFLTKPPNFFKSRTSFWKWLISNSPRIDETIALRLDNADLKDDCLLNSYKIHQEKGREYSFVDYRQFTEARWEIISGNQLQNIKETNDYEDNLVDLPFTKDFPVIWPGDGDYQYYLKEKFKNYFSVPKCISLDLSPFCNMKCNKCQFHSARSPYSSKLSEAKMMPVELVKKIIDETKSWKVKPTLAPTFSGEPLLYPQLYDVLEYAKKMGFPIGITTNGLALNEKISRYLLELGIDSLVVSIDAVDEETYRLLQPPGNLKKVRDNLQKLIQLRGHKKKPSIGVHFVMEKRNHYQFEEFLEFWGNKVDYVSRAIMQDQFSNCQPVLPVWYPLGKRQACWAAWTTLYVRWNGDISFCGFDIGGDTSGLNIQNSSIVDIWNSEEFWHWRDAQLNNDMSILYCKGCPDWAGMRSVTEKNGDWKVTRTAISETYTRIN
- a CDS encoding radical SAM protein translates to MLTGTKNFLRKYQNIISAKKWFKNRPLECTLGPKTALPYPKVIEPVNNRIPDFPSYIALEITNACNLQCKHCNYRFGLEHYTRDRGFITDDLVLKVFEEISEYKIPILMNYDGEPLIHKDFIRYLRLATEMGINTYFNTNGTMFTKEFADELVGFYRGSVFFSIDGNKNWFEKIRVPAKYDDVVKNLKYFINANNEAGSPITIGVSLCNLGQTIEERRAFYEEWLPQVNYISMGEVNDKNGTIISDTMTKVELKKRPVCIVPWQTCGITYNGDVVPCSIYITRANTTNMILGNIQDQTIKEIWLGKNYRQFRNMHLKNKIKETFCETCQRWYSQISFPDVIYGDVKVIRNGFWTTYTNMNKGELNFNKSKV
- a CDS encoding radical SAM protein, whose amino-acid sequence is MNIHNLNWLEKRKQRKQHMRMDFPYAYGISLGEWRCNRLCRMCPMFSRPPEKARFMTKDVFEKACREVGSRRNVSIEISAYGETFQHPQADNYLYMVRTLCPNASIVVSTNGTLLNSERCKKIVDSGIDHLSFSLDAGSKESYKWLTGVDDYDGVCRNLENLVNIRNQMGAKHLKITTHIIGIKELAHEFDSFIKRWENIVDLVNVRNYGNWGGLVNENSVTPAEKQEIPEERYPCAWLWYATKIEPNGDVSKCFIHVTGDKDPLGNIMDQSFESIWKGEKLRILREKHCLNKYNEIEFCENCIVWSLFPKFWYRKIGLINQERMWF